A stretch of Hydractinia symbiolongicarpus strain clone_291-10 chromosome 9, HSymV2.1, whole genome shotgun sequence DNA encodes these proteins:
- the LOC130657683 gene encoding small nuclear ribonucleoprotein Sm D2-like yields the protein MSLMNKPKSELTFEELKQREEEEFNAGPLRVLMKSVKNNTQVLINCRNNRKLLGRVKAFDRHCNMVLENVKEMWYEIPKTGKGKKPKPINKDRYIAKMFLRGDSVILVLTNPLASAKADE from the exons ATGTC GTTGATGAACAAGCCCAAATCAGAGCTCACATTTGAAGAGTTAAAACAAAGGGAAGAGGAGGAGTTTAATGCAGGTCCATTACGTGTTTTGATGAAGTCTGTTAAAAATAATACACAAGTTTTAATAAATTGTAGAAATAACAGAAAGTTACTTGGTCGTgttaaagcttttgatagacATTGCAATATGGTATTagaaaatgttaaagaaatgtGGTATGAAATTCCCAAAACAGGCAAGGGAAAAAAACCTAAACCGATCAACAAGGACAGATacattgcaaaaatgtttttgcgaGGGGATTCAGTAATATTGGTGTTAACAAATCCACTGGCGAGTGCTAAAGCGGATGAATAA
- the LOC130657673 gene encoding U4/U6 small nuclear ribonucleoprotein Prp31-like, protein MSLADELLADLDAIEDEETGTNQEDDDIKEAMELDENATEISSKSVRSIAKLRDSEEFQTTLKQMDEFLENPRSRDNVLGPVEVDPEYRLIVNANNLTAEIENETNIINKYCRDNYSKRFPELDSLVPNALEYIQTVQALGNDLDPNKIDNLDFLPPATRMVVSVTASTTQGVKIEEDELVNINEACQMNMDLMNAKMKIFQYVESRMSFIAPNLSVIVGASTAARVMGVAGGLTNLSKMPSCNIMLLGAQKKTLSGFSMASSQVLPHTGFIYYSEIVQALPPYLRRKGARQVSAKCTLAARIDSFHESLDGSAGRKLLEELERKFDKWQEPPPVKEVKALPRPDDAPRQKRGGRRVRKMKEKFAVTEMRRQASRVTFGEISEDVYQEHMGFGIGSLAKDSKSGKVRNAAIDKKTQVSISKRLQRNLANMNQAYGGKSTVRSHVSGTASSVAFTPLQGIEIVNPKAAEKRVQEANAKYFSNQSGFLNIKKKETKE, encoded by the exons ATGTCTTTAGCTGATGAACTTCTGGCTGATCTTGATGCTATTGAAGATGAGGAAACCGGAACAAATCAGGAAGACGATGACATCAAAGAAGCTATGGAGCTTGATGAAAacgcaacagaaatatcttcaAAGTCTGTTAGAAGCATCGCTAAACTGCGAGACAGTGAAGAGTTTCAAACTACTTTAAAACAAATGGACGAATTCCTCGAAAATCCTCGGAGCAGAGATAATGTTTTAGGCCCTGTGGAGGTAGACCCTGAGTACAGACTTATTGTGAATGCTAACAATTTGACGGCTGAAATAGAAAATGAGACGAACATTATTAATAAATACTGTCGCGATAACTATTCCAAACGTTTTCCTGAGTTGGACTCGCTCGTTCCAAATGCACTGGAATATATTCAAACTGTCCAAGCATTAGGAAATGATCTGGATCCTAATAAAATTGATAATTTAGACTTCTTGCCACCAGCTACGCGTATGGTGGTGAGTGTTACGGCATCAACTACCCAAGGTGTAAAAATAGAAGAAGACGAACTTGTAAATATTAATGAAGCATGTCAAATGAACATGGACTTAATGAAtgctaaaatgaaaatatttcaatatGTTGAGTCTCGTATGTCATTCATAGCACCTAATTTATCTGTTATAGTGGGTGCGTCCACTGCTGCTCGAGTAATGGGGGTGGCTGGTGGACTGACGAATTTATCCAAAATGCCTTCATGCAACATTATGCTTCTTGGTGCGCAGAAAAAGACTTTATCTGGCTTTTCCATGGCCTCTTCACAAGTACTACCACATACTGGATTTATATATTACAGTGAAATTGTTCAG gCCCTCCCACCGTACCTGAGAAGAAAAGGAGCTCGCCAAGTGTCAGCAAAATGTACGCTAGCTGCCAGAATAGATAGCTTTCATGAATCGCTAGATGGATCTGCTGGTCGGAAGTTGTTGGAAGAATTGGAAAGGAAGTTTGATAAATGGCAAGAACCGCCCCCTGTCAAAGAAGTAAAGGCGTTGCCCCGCCCTGATGATGCTCCAAGACAAAAACGTGGCGGAAGGCGAGTGCGAAAGATGAAGGAGAAATTTGCAGTCACTGAAATGAGGAGACAAGCAAGTAGAGTAACGTTTGGAGAAATATCGGAGGATGTGTATCAGGAACATATGGGATTTGGAATCGGGTCACTTGCGAAAGATTCGAAATCTGGAAAAGTTCGCAACGCTGCTATTGACAAAAAAACTCAAGTTTCCATTTCGAAACGACTTCAA AGAAATCTGGCGAATATGAATCAAGCGTACGGTGGCAAATCTACCGTGAGAAGTCACGTTTCAGGGACTGCGTCTAGTGTTGCATTTACACCGTTACAAGGGATCGAAATTGTGAACCCTAAAGCAGCAGAAAAACGAGTGCAGGAGGCGAATGCGAAGTACTTTTCCAATCAGTCAGGTTTTCTTAatataaagaagaaagaaacaaaagaatga
- the LOC130657678 gene encoding uncharacterized protein LOC130657678, translating into MDQTYKQNEHSEFSEFSSFSNFSETKETKLESNQNLEKKPWVADLEFPDENEVLSQNPLSSKNTCSLFDSTQTALEKCFGKDKYKYKSIEDNGFNNFIDSPLYQCLQTRQLDPVKHDDLVLKEEKNSTVKSLLNFTQTEETWIAKVQQTTLGFYRHYLDYHKLIEKNITYGNNTPRVVTPVNSSEKDLVKNKDIENTATLLRLEEDLAKTTKELLPKSVDDLKEIVFELDIQAKIYSELLLTELDYRDKLKRGQEIRNAFIASYVAVERKQAEKEKRRKNKYTFFKNSDHDTSHGVTIPYIHRDGGPTTTDLSLMIEILKSIEREDENTPKLISDYVMNLGEEFELQTVIKVRTSDGLATLSQ; encoded by the exons atggACCAGACATATAAACAGAACGAACATTCTGAATTCTCTGAATTTTCAAGTTTTTCCAATTTTAGTGAAACTAAGGAAACCAAACTTGAAAGCaaccaaaatttagaaaaaaagccATGGGTGGCGGACCTTGAGTTTCCTGATGAAAATGAAGTTCTTTCCCAAAACCCACTGAGTTCAAAAAATACTTGCAGTTTATTTGATTCTACGCAAACAGcacttgaaaaatgttttggtaAAGATAAATATAAGTATAAAAGTATCGAAGACAACGGTTTTAACAA TTTTATAGATTCTCCGCTGTATCAATGTTTACAAACACGACAACTAGATCCGGTGAAACATGACGATTTAgtattaaaagaagaaaaaaacagcaCTGTTAAAAGTCTTCTTAACTTTACTCAA ACAGAGGAAACATGGATTGCCAAGGTGCAGCAAACCACTCTAGGATTTTATAGACATTATTTGGATTACCAcaaattaattgaaaaaaatattacatatgGAAACAACACACCTCGTGTTGTTACTCCTGTCAACTCTTCTGAAAAAGAtcttgtaaaaaataaagatatagAAAACACTGCTACTTTGCTGCGACTGGAAGAAGATCTCGCAAAAACAACTAAAG AATTACTACCAAAGTCTGTAGACGATTTAAAGGAAATTGTGTTCGAGTTGGACATTCAAGCTAAAATCTACTCAGAACTTTTGTTGACAGAACTAGATTATCGAGACAAACTAAAACGAGGCCAGGAAATAAGAAATGCTTTCATTGCCTCGTATGTTGCTGTTGAAAGAAAACAAgcagaaaaagagaaaagaagaaaaaacaaatatacGTTTTTTAAGAATTCAGATCATGACACG AGCCATGGGGTCACAATTCCGTACATTCACAGAGATGGAGGTCCAACTACCACTGATCTTTCCTTAATGATAGAAA ttttaaagTCAATCGAAAGGGAGGACGAGAACACGCCGAAGTTGATATCAGATTATGTAATGAATT tgggTGAGGAGTTTGAGTTACAGACCGTCATCAAAGTTCGCACTTCGGATGGATTAGCAACACTTAGCCAATGA
- the LOC130657675 gene encoding regulator of chromosome condensation-like has translation MPSAKKNYAGRKRKLKEEGKDVQKKTAKKDDVVISPTKSGRILTIGQGDVGQLGLSEDVMERKRPAPIKEVDGVNFVQVTCGGMHSVAVTRNGEVYTWGCNDDGALGRLTTGDDGEEYLPRKVSLPENVEVVLASAGDSHTAVLSNKGEVYAWGAYRDASGQIGLTAASLGKKNEMRKIYPKDDVDNVDPAVKIVSGNDHTVILTSSGNIYTNGAGEQGQLGRIKECFGHRGGRRGLEFILEPKIVRFRKKVKFSDIFAGSFSTFATCRDTRDVYAWGLNNYGQLGSGTTDNYFNPEIIKPLSEIRAEASSYLAIHGGQHHSILVDGKGTVYTFGRAEYGRLGLGEDAKETPVPKKVVSLANENVVSVACGEAVSFAITEKGHVYSWGLGTSLQLGVGEEEDIFVPTQIKSKNVNPDEHEVLCVAAGGQHTTLLVRDRTTISDGHES, from the exons ATGCCTTCTGCCAAAAAGAATTATGCTGGTCGTAAAAGAAAACTGAAAGAAGAAGGTAAAGATGTTCagaaaaaaactgcaaaaaaag ATGATGTTGTCATTTCTCCAACAAAATCTGGACGCATTTTGACTATTGGTCAGGGCGACGTGGGCCAGTTAGGACTGTCTGAAGATGTTATGGAACGTAAAAGGCCTGCACCTATAAAAGAAGTTGATGGTGTAAATTTTGTACAAGTGACTTGTGGCGGAATGCATTCTGTGGCTGTCACCAGGAACGGTGAA GTATACACATGGGGTTGTAATGATGATGGAGCCCTGGGTAGACTGACTACTGGTGATGATGGTGAGGAATATTTACCAAGAAAAGTTTCATTACCAGAAAATGTTGAAGTTGTGTTGGCATCCGCAGGTGACAGTCATACAGCAGTTCTTAGCAATAAGGGCGAAGTATATGCTTGGGGAGCATACAGG GATGCGAGTGGTCAGATAGGTTTGACTGCTGCTTCGTTGGGTAAGAAAAACGAAATGCGAAAGATCTATCCCAAAGATGATGTCGACAATGTTGATCCAGCTGTGAAAATAGTTTCAGGGAACGATCACACAGTTATCCTAACGAGCAGTGGAAACATATACACCAACGGTGCTGGGGAGCAAGGGCAATTAGGGCGAATAAAAGAGTGTTTTGGTCATCGTGGAGGACGGCGTGGTCTTGAGTTTATACTCGAACCAAAAATAGTTCGATTCCGGAAAAAAGTTAAGTTTTCAGACATATTTGCTGGTAgtttttcaacttttgccaCCTGTCGTGACACGCGGGATGTGTACGCATGGGGGTTAAATAATTATGGACAGTTAGGTTCCGGTACTACTGATAACTATTTTAATCCTGAGATCATCAAACCGTTAAGTGAAATTAGAGCAGAAGCCAGTTCATACCTAGCTATTCATGGTGGGCAGCATCATTCTATCTTGGTCGATGGCAAGGGGACAGTTTATACCTTTGGTCGTGCAGAATACGGCAGACTTGGTTTAGGAGAGGACGCAAAAGAAACGCCCGTACCTAAGAAAGTCGTTTCATTAGCTAATGAAAATGTTGTTTCTGTCGCATGCGGCGAGGCAGTAAGTTTTGCTATCACAGAAAAAGGACACGTTTATTCTTGGGGACTAGGCACTAGTTTACAATTAGGCGTTGGTGAAGAGGAAGACATATTTGTCCCAACTcagataaaatcaaaaaacgtGAACCCGGATGAACACGAGGTTTTGTGTGTAGCTGCTGGAGGTCAACATACCACACTACTTGTCCGAGATCGAACAACGATAAGCGATGGCCACGAATCATAa